TGCAAGAAGCCCTACTACACTTGCGATAGCTTCTCTCATATCAACAACCTCCTTTTACTAACTTTTTTACAGCGTCTAAGAATTCTTCCAATGCTCTTATATCACCTGCTTCCACGCTTGGCTTAACGCAGGACTGAACATGCTCCTCAAGAAGCTTGACCGCTACCGAGCTAAGAGCGGATCTCACAGCAGATATCTGAATCAGTATTTCATCACAGCTTCTTTTCTCCTGAATCATCTTCTGTAAGCCCTTTATCTGACCCTCTATCTTTGAAAGTCTGCTGACTAGCTCCTTTACACTTTCTTCAGACAGGTAAATATCGCACCTCTCCATACCTATACCTCCTACTGGTATAAGATAGTCCAGAAACTTCGCTTTTTAATATGATTTACATCAATTATTAGAATTTTTTCAGCTCTATACGGTACTTCTGTATCCTATAATCAAGTTGTCTGAGTGTGTAGCCCAAAAGCTTAGCAGCCCTTGACTTTACATACCCTGTCTTTTCAAGAGCTTTTATTATCTCTTCCCTTTCGGTAAGCTCTATTATAGAAGGCAGGTGCTTGGGCTCTTCTTTATGGAGTTCAACAAAAAAGTAAGAAGGAAGGTCCTTTTCTCTTATAATACCATCCTTCAGGATAACTAGCCTTTCTATTGTGTTTTCTAACTCTCTTATATTGCCTGGCCAAGGGTATTCCATCATTATTTCCAAAGCTTTTATGTCTATCCTAACATTCTTGTTATAGCGCTGATTAAAGAGATTTAAAAAGTGGTCTATAAGCACGGGTATGTCTTCTTTCCTTTCTCTAAGAGGCGGTATGTGTATGGGAACTACGCTAAGGCGGTAGTAGAGGTCTTCCCTAAAACTTCCCTTTTGCACAAGATCCCACAGGTCTTTGTTGGTTGCGGATATGATCCTCACATCTACTTTTATACTCCTTTCACTGCCAAGCTTTTCTATCTCCCTATCCTGAAGAACTCTTAGTATTTTGGGTTGCAAGGAGAGGGGCATATCACCTATCTCGTCAAGAAAAACAGTGCCACCGTTAGCTATCTCAAACTTACCTTTCTTGGAAGTGTAAGCACCGGT
The Hydrogenobacter hydrogenophilus DNA segment above includes these coding regions:
- a CDS encoding metal-sensitive transcriptional regulator, with the translated sequence MERCDIYLSEESVKELVSRLSKIEGQIKGLQKMIQEKRSCDEILIQISAVRSALSSVAVKLLEEHVQSCVKPSVEAGDIRALEEFLDAVKKLVKGGC